A genomic segment from Bacillus cereus G9842 encodes:
- a CDS encoding thioredoxin family protein yields MKSLESMEQFQQLKNEENVVFMFSAEWCPDCRFVDPFMPEVEEKYSDFSFYYVDRDEFIDLCVKLDVFGIPSFVAYNKGEETGRYVNKDRKTQEQIEEFIEGLK; encoded by the coding sequence ATGAAGTCATTAGAAAGCATGGAGCAATTCCAACAATTAAAAAATGAAGAGAATGTAGTCTTTATGTTCTCAGCAGAATGGTGCCCAGACTGCCGTTTTGTAGACCCATTTATGCCAGAAGTAGAAGAGAAATATAGTGATTTCTCATTTTACTATGTAGATCGTGATGAGTTTATTGATCTATGTGTAAAATTAGACGTATTTGGCATTCCGAGCTTTGTAGCGTACAATAAAGGTGAAGAAACTGGTCGCTATGTAAACAAAGATCGTAAAACACAAGAACAAATCGAAGAGTTCATTGAAGGTTTAAAATAA
- the ytpR gene encoding YtpR family tRNA-binding protein → MNEVNVFYNLEGIGDTLIVALQDITLENRTFDRKGDVARVYDRESNVTGGFNIFNASSYLEVKETGNLTLTKELVEKINEVLAKNGFEETVEADLSPKFVVGYVAEKEKHPNADKLNICKVEIGTETLQIVCGAPNVDAGQKVVVAKIGAVMPSGMLIKPAELRGVPSSGMICSARELELPDAPQEKGILVLEDSFEVGQEFKF, encoded by the coding sequence ATGAACGAAGTGAACGTTTTTTACAACCTTGAAGGAATTGGTGACACTTTAATTGTTGCCTTACAAGATATTACTTTAGAGAACCGTACTTTTGATCGCAAAGGAGATGTTGCACGCGTTTATGATCGTGAAAGCAACGTAACGGGAGGATTCAACATCTTTAATGCATCTTCTTACTTAGAAGTAAAAGAAACAGGAAACCTTACATTAACGAAAGAGCTTGTAGAGAAAATCAACGAAGTTTTAGCGAAGAATGGCTTTGAAGAAACAGTAGAAGCAGATCTTTCTCCGAAATTTGTTGTAGGCTATGTAGCTGAAAAAGAGAAACATCCAAATGCTGATAAGCTAAACATCTGTAAAGTAGAAATCGGTACAGAAACATTACAAATCGTATGTGGTGCACCAAACGTTGATGCAGGACAAAAAGTTGTCGTTGCGAAAATCGGCGCTGTAATGCCAAGCGGTATGTTAATTAAACCGGCTGAACTTCGCGGTGTTCCTTCTTCTGGAATGATCTGCTCTGCACGTGAATTAGAGCTTCCAGACGCTCCACAAGAAAAAGGTATTCTTGTATTAGAAGATAGCTTTGAAGTTGGACAAGAGTTTAAATTTTAA
- a CDS encoding DUF1444 domain-containing protein — protein MKMTSKKMKDELMKKLSRPEWDFQYDSEKEVLRIEQKDSKKGINVSLPGVVAKWEVNKEKAIEEVAYYVQEALIAMHKEENSGAKILPVIRSTSFPKQAEEGNPFIMTDHTAETRIYYALDSNKTYRLIDERLLQKLELTEQQVREMALFNARSLGYEFKQDTVAGNTFYFLNTNDGYDATRILNESLLQSMREKISGDMVVAVPHQDVLIIADIVNEIGYDIIAQMTMKFFAEGHVPITSLSFVYEDGEFEPIFILAKNRKKTDGKEKG, from the coding sequence ATGAAGATGACAAGTAAAAAGATGAAAGACGAGTTAATGAAGAAATTATCTCGTCCAGAGTGGGACTTTCAGTATGATAGCGAGAAAGAGGTTCTACGTATAGAACAGAAAGACTCGAAAAAAGGTATTAACGTATCACTTCCAGGAGTTGTAGCAAAATGGGAAGTGAACAAAGAAAAGGCAATTGAAGAAGTTGCTTATTACGTACAAGAAGCGCTAATTGCGATGCATAAAGAAGAAAATAGCGGAGCAAAAATTTTACCTGTTATTCGTTCTACTTCTTTCCCGAAACAAGCAGAAGAAGGAAATCCGTTTATTATGACGGATCATACGGCGGAAACACGTATTTACTATGCGTTAGATTCGAATAAAACGTATCGACTAATTGATGAACGTCTGTTACAAAAATTAGAACTTACAGAACAGCAAGTGCGTGAAATGGCATTATTCAACGCACGCTCATTAGGTTATGAATTTAAACAAGACACAGTAGCGGGTAATACATTCTACTTTTTAAACACAAATGATGGGTATGACGCGACTCGTATTTTAAACGAATCGTTACTACAATCGATGCGTGAAAAGATTTCTGGTGACATGGTTGTTGCTGTTCCTCACCAAGATGTATTAATTATTGCTGATATCGTCAACGAAATCGGTTATGATATTATTGCACAAATGACAATGAAATTTTTTGCCGAAGGGCATGTTCCGATTACATCACTTTCATTCGTATATGAAGATGGAGAATTTGAACCAATCTTTATTTTAGCGAAAAATCGGAAGAAGACAGATGGAAAAGAGAAAGGATGA
- a CDS encoding DUF84 family protein: protein MKVVVGSKNKTKVGAVEKVWKDATITSLSVPSGVANQPFSDEETMQGAINRAKRALEEGEAPIGIGLEGGVMKTEHGLFMCNWGALATSDGKVFVAGGARITLPDDFLAPLEDGKELSEVMEEFVHRKDIRSHEGAIGIFTDDYVDRTELFVHVVKLLVGQYKYDKKQA from the coding sequence ATGAAAGTAGTAGTTGGATCGAAGAATAAAACGAAAGTTGGTGCTGTGGAGAAGGTTTGGAAAGATGCTACAATTACATCTCTTTCTGTTCCTTCAGGAGTAGCAAACCAGCCGTTTTCAGATGAAGAGACGATGCAAGGAGCGATTAATAGAGCGAAGCGAGCGCTAGAGGAAGGAGAAGCTCCAATTGGTATTGGGCTAGAAGGCGGTGTGATGAAAACGGAGCACGGTTTATTTATGTGTAACTGGGGCGCGCTAGCAACAAGTGATGGGAAAGTATTCGTGGCTGGAGGAGCGCGTATTACGTTACCAGACGATTTTTTAGCACCTCTTGAAGATGGCAAGGAGTTAAGTGAAGTGATGGAAGAGTTTGTACATAGAAAAGATATTCGTAGTCACGAAGGAGCGATTGGTATTTTTACAGATGATTATGTTGATCGCACGGAATTATTTGTACACGTTGTTAAGTTACTTGTTGGGCAATATAAGTATGACAAAAAGCAAGCATAA